The following nucleotide sequence is from bacterium.
CACTCCGCGTACGAACGCGGCTGTCAGTTTTGGCATAACCCTCCTGTTGCTATCCCACTGTGTGTCCCACAGTGCGGTGAAACTACCAGAAACTAGTAGGAAAGTCTAGCGACTCCACGAACGAGAGGATGCAGATACTATTAGGGCCAAAACGCCAGTGTCATGGGAGTTTAGGACTGCAAGGAGCGGTGTGAAACGGTTAGAAACCGGTGGGCCCACCTGGACTTGAACCAGGGACCTCATCCTTATCAGGGATGCGCTCTAACCAACCTGAGCTATGGGCCCGTGAAGGCGCCATGCTACACGATGCCGGGTTGCACCATCTAGCCGGCTAGGCGGAACGCGGGGTCTCCCGATCCGGGATCGCAACTTCGTAGGATGGTTCCATGCCTGTTGACACCAGGGCCGCACTGGACGCGGCCGACCGGCTGCGCGGCTACGAGCGGGAGTTGCTCGGCTCGCTGGTGGCGCGGCGGAGCGTGCGCGGCGAGCCGTCCGACATTCATGAGCTGTGCGCGGAGGAACTCGACCGGCTCGGGGTGGAGGTGGAGATGCTCGCCCCTCGGGTAGGCGATCTGGAGAGCCATCCCGAGTGGTGCCCGCCCCAGCCGGATCTCGCGGAGCCGGAGGGTCTGGTGAGCGTGGTGGCGTCCCGCGGCGAGGGGCCCGGAATCCTCCTTTTCGCCCACATCGACACCGAGTTGCCTGATCCCGGCGACGGATGGGGCACCGATCCTTACCGGGCCACCGAGATCGGCGGGCGGATCCACGGCGTGGGTGCCGCAGACGACAAGGCCGGGGTGGTGTCGGTACTGGCTGCGGCCCGGGTGCTGGTCCCGCACCTGGAGGGGGTGCGGCTGGTGGTCGGCCTGGTCCACGGGAAGCTGGGAGGCGGGCTGGGAACCCTCCCCGCCATGGAGAGGGTCGGTGAAGTGGACGCGGCCGTCTACTGCCACCCGGCCGAGACCGGCCGCGGGATGGCCCAGTTCAAGATCGCTACCCGCGGGTTCTTCAACATCCGGATCGAGACCGCGGGCCGACGGCCGCCGCCGGTGGAGATACGTACCCCCAACTCGGAGGACCCCCGCGAGGGAGTCAATGCTCTCGAGCGCCTGCGGGGAGTTCTCGACGCGGTGGACAGGTGGGCGGACCGGGAGGACCTGCTGTGTTCCGTGAACCGCCTCTCGGCGGGCGTGGGCCCGACCGTGCTGCCAGAACATGGCGTGGCGGAGGGTGCCGTCTGGTTCCGCCGCGGCACCTTCACCGAGGTCTACGAACGCCTGGCCACCGTCGCGATGGAGGCCGGCGCCCGCTCGACCGACTTGTTCGGCGTCCGATCCAACCCGGCCGAGGTCCCCGCCGGCCATCCGCTGGTGGGCCTCACCGCCCGGGCCGTCCGCGCCGAGACCGGGGCAGCTCCCCGCGTCTACCCGGCCCACGTGGCCTCGGACATCCGCTTCCCGATCCGTTGCCTGGGAGCGCCGGCGGTCGGTTTCGGCGCCCTGGCCGGGAACTTCTACGGCCCTGACGAGTGGGTGGACGCAGACGACATGCACCGGGCCACCCGGGTGATCGTCCGGATCGTCTCGGCCTGGGCCGGACACGTCACGGGAGGAAGACCCTGGCCCCGGATCGAGATCTGACCTGCGTCCGAGCCGACCCACCCTGGAGGCCGGCGGACGTGATCGATCGTATCGAGGAGGGGGCGGTGTCGGGGCCGCCCCTCTCCACGTCTCAGGCCGGACTCAGACCGCCTCGCTGCGGCGGTCCGTGGACCCGTACCGGGACACGATGTCCGGGATGGCCACCATCACCATCGGGATGGCGACGTGCTTTATCACGTGGGACATGTCGTATCCGAAGAACGGTCGCCTGCTGAGCGGCCGGTTCGTCGCGCCCATCACCAGGAGGTCCAGGCCCCCGGTGTTGGCGGCTTCGACCAGTGCCCCGGCTGGCCGGCTGACCGGTTTGACCTCGGCGTTCACTCTCGCCCCCAGCCGCTCGCCGAACGACACCGATTCCTCCACCAATTCCAGGCCCGCCCCGTGGTCCTGGCTGCTGCTCGACGGATCGAGGTAGAAGGCCGCGTCGCGGGTCTCGGCGATCAGGTGCAGCGCGAGAACCGACCCGTCGTTGTGGGCGGCCAGGGAATATGCCACCTCCTCGGCGGCTCGGGAGGCCCGGTTCGACTCCACCGACAGCAGCACCGTACGCACGGCGAGCGACTCGGGAGCCGGTAGCCCACCTTGGGGGCCGGGACCGGGATAGCGGAAGATGAGGGCGGGCAACTCCAGCCGGGCGAGCACCCTGTCGATCACCGAGGAGAAGACCCGGCCGGCGTCGGTGGTCTCCGTGGCTCCCAGCACCACCATGTCGTAACCGAGCACGGCCTCACGGAGTATCGCTTCGGCCGGGTCGCGCCGCCGGCGGATCAACCGGCACCGATCGGGCCCGAGCGTCCTGATCACTTCTCCGGGGCCTGCGTCCTCCTCGGCCGCGTCGCCCAGCAGCCGCTTCCGCCAGCCGGTGGGCCGGTCGGCGACCGTCAGCACGGTCACTTCGGCGTCCGGGAACAGGACCTTGAGTTGGTGGGCGGCGTACACGCTGTTGGCGCCTCCACGGGTGGGAAGGAGAACCCGCCTCGATCCCAGGATCTGTGCCTGCGATCGGATGGCCTCCGACTCCAGCCGGGCCTGCTCCTCCTCCCCGGCTTCCATTCCGCGCACCGCCAGCCTCAGCATGATCGGAGCGACCAGCGAGGTGACGATGGCCGCCACCACGATCACTGTGTACCCGGTGTCGCTCAGGACGCCGAGGCTCAGGCCCACCAGCGCCACCACGATCCCCATCGCGCCGAGCGCCGACAGGCCCGATCCGAGGGCCAGGCCCTCTCCGGAGCTGAGACCCGACCGGCGCGCGCCCACGTAGGCGCCGGATATCTTGGCGGCCACCGCTATAACGATGAGCACCACGGTCCAGATGATGGCGCTGGGGCTGGCCAGCAGGCCGATGTCGACCCGCAGCCCGCTGAACGCGAAGAAGACGGGAGCGAAGAACGAGTCGGTGACCGTCTCCAGGACGTGCCTCACCGCGCTGACCTGGTAGCGCAGCGTGGCCAGGATGATCCCCACGATGAACGCTCCCAGGATCGCCTCGAGGCCCAGCGCCTGGGTGACGGCGCCGCCCCCGATGGCCGCCACCAGGCTGACCGTGAGGGCGGCCGGCAGGTTCCGCCCGCGCCGTAGCGCCAGGCGCATCGCCTGGTCGAGCGCCCACCTGCCGACGGTGGCCGCCAGCGCCAGGAACAGGACCAGACCCCCGAGAGAGGCCAGCAGGTCGGAGGCCTGGAAGCCTTCCCGGGCTATTCCGGCCAGCCCGGCGAGGATGAGCCACCCCACGGAGTCCATGGTCATGCTCACCGCCAGGGTCACCTGGCCGAAGTTGCGCCGCAGCATCCCCAGGTCGGCCAGGATCTTGGCGACCACGGGCAGGGCCGCCACCGACAGGGCCAGCGCCATGAAGGCGGCGTACAGGCCCCTGCCGGAATCCCCTATGAACGAGGACGGCGTCAGGAGGGCCACTACCCCCACCACGGCCAGCGGCACGAGCAGGCCTCCCGCCGAGACGTTGACGGCGGCCCGGCGGAACCGCATGATGATCCCCAGGTCGGTCTCGTACCCGATGACCACCAGCAGCATGATCACCGCCAGCCAGGCCACCCCGTACACCACCGATCCGGCGGTGGAGTCGGAGAAGAGCCAATCGAAGACGCCCGGGTAGAGCTTGCCGAGGACGCTCGGGCCGATCAGCACTCCCGCCAGGATCTGGCCCACGACGGGAGGCTGCCTCAGCTTGTTGGCGATCCCTCCCAGCAGGCGGGCGGCCCCCACCAGCAGGGCCAGCTGCATCAGGAAGACGAGCACCTGATGTTCGTCCAGGGTGCCCCCCGACCCGGCGGCGGCCAGCACGGCGACCATCACTCAGGCAACGGCGGCCTGCATGCGTCGCCGCAAGCAGGGTCGACCGTGCTAAGCATGGACGGCCCCGGTGGGGTCAGTCGCGGTCGGGCAGGACCCTGGCCCACCATTCCTTGGCCGCGGATATTCCTCCCACGCCGAAGGCGATCACCAGGATGGCGCCCACGGTCCCGACCACGGCTATGAAGAGGGTGTTGACTATCTCCTCGCCGATGTTCAGCGTGTTGAGGGCGACGAATATCCCGAGGGCGATCACCGCCCACCGCGCCGTGGCGGGGAGCCACCGGATGTGACGTTCCTGCGACCACGGCGTGGACAACTCGGCTAGGAAGGCACCCAGCGCGGCCGCCACGATGACGATGACGATCGCCGCCACCACCAGGGGCAGGTATCCGATCAGTCCTGTCAGGATGTCGCTGAGGTACTCGACATCGAGAGCCTCGGCCGTGAGGAGGAACACCACCAGCAGGGCGATCCAGTAGATGGCTCGCGCTGCCAGGTCGGTAGCGGTGTAGCCGGCGGCATTCAACCGGTCGGAGAGACCGGCCCGTTCGAGTAGGGCGTCGAGGCCCACCGCCTTGAAGAGGCGCTGGAACACCCTGTGGACCAGCCGGGCCACCAGCCAGCCGACGACCAGGATTATCAGAGCTCCGATCAGCCGCGGCAGGAACGAGAGAATGGTCTCTCCTGCGTTCTCTAGACCATTTGAAAGACCATCGATCAGGTCTGACATCGATTACCTCCGTGGGTTGGTTCGGTTGTTGCGTAGCGATTCGGCGGCGTGCGGGGCTGTCGTTTTCCGGCCGTGCGATCCGCGGGTGGGTCCGGTGATATGTCCCCCACCCGGGCGCGGAACGCCCTGTACCTCCACGGGTGTGTCGAGAATGGGGACCCCCAACAGCGCCTCCACGGTCACGGGAAACGGCCTTCGTGTGACTGCCCGGATTCTACTCCCGGGTGACCTTCATCCCTGGTAATGGCTCCCATCCCGACACAACGAGAGCGCGAAAAACGCGAGAACACGCCCCGACCCGGCGGGCCCATCCCCCAGCCACCACCTCCTTCGGTCCGAACGCGTTCCGCCATCCCCCGACGGGTCCGCTCCCGAATTGATCCCGGTTCCGGTTCCCTCGACGTCGAAAAGCAGGAAACCGGCGGTGTTTGTGACTGCCGGACAGTATGCGACGGATCCGTGACATGTTCAACCCCCTTGTCCGGGCACAGGGCCCGCACGGCTCACGACGGCTACAGGTCACGGTCGTGGCGAACCAGA
It contains:
- a CDS encoding M20/M25/M40 family metallo-hydrolase produces the protein MPVDTRAALDAADRLRGYERELLGSLVARRSVRGEPSDIHELCAEELDRLGVEVEMLAPRVGDLESHPEWCPPQPDLAEPEGLVSVVASRGEGPGILLFAHIDTELPDPGDGWGTDPYRATEIGGRIHGVGAADDKAGVVSVLAAARVLVPHLEGVRLVVGLVHGKLGGGLGTLPAMERVGEVDAAVYCHPAETGRGMAQFKIATRGFFNIRIETAGRRPPPVEIRTPNSEDPREGVNALERLRGVLDAVDRWADREDLLCSVNRLSAGVGPTVLPEHGVAEGAVWFRRGTFTEVYERLATVAMEAGARSTDLFGVRSNPAEVPAGHPLVGLTARAVRAETGAAPRVYPAHVASDIRFPIRCLGAPAVGFGALAGNFYGPDEWVDADDMHRATRVIVRIVSAWAGHVTGGRPWPRIEI
- a CDS encoding cation:proton antiporter, with amino-acid sequence MVAVLAAAGSGGTLDEHQVLVFLMQLALLVGAARLLGGIANKLRQPPVVGQILAGVLIGPSVLGKLYPGVFDWLFSDSTAGSVVYGVAWLAVIMLLVVIGYETDLGIIMRFRRAAVNVSAGGLLVPLAVVGVVALLTPSSFIGDSGRGLYAAFMALALSVAALPVVAKILADLGMLRRNFGQVTLAVSMTMDSVGWLILAGLAGIAREGFQASDLLASLGGLVLFLALAATVGRWALDQAMRLALRRGRNLPAALTVSLVAAIGGGAVTQALGLEAILGAFIVGIILATLRYQVSAVRHVLETVTDSFFAPVFFAFSGLRVDIGLLASPSAIIWTVVLIVIAVAAKISGAYVGARRSGLSSGEGLALGSGLSALGAMGIVVALVGLSLGVLSDTGYTVIVVAAIVTSLVAPIMLRLAVRGMEAGEEEQARLESEAIRSQAQILGSRRVLLPTRGGANSVYAAHQLKVLFPDAEVTVLTVADRPTGWRKRLLGDAAEEDAGPGEVIRTLGPDRCRLIRRRRDPAEAILREAVLGYDMVVLGATETTDAGRVFSSVIDRVLARLELPALIFRYPGPGPQGGLPAPESLAVRTVLLSVESNRASRAAEEVAYSLAAHNDGSVLALHLIAETRDAAFYLDPSSSSQDHGAGLELVEESVSFGERLGARVNAEVKPVSRPAGALVEAANTGGLDLLVMGATNRPLSRRPFFGYDMSHVIKHVAIPMVMVAIPDIVSRYGSTDRRSEAV